One genomic window of Streptomyces sp. WP-1 includes the following:
- a CDS encoding VWA domain-containing protein: protein MAAISLRKVEETAPALVGAYRSAGVSLRKHGLDELRAAVYLVLDHSGSMRPYYQDGSVQALADRVLGLSAHLDDDGRVPVVFFSTDIDAVTDIPLARHEGSVERIAAGLGHMGKTSYHLAMDAVIDHYLDSGATDPALVVFQTDGGPINKLAAERYLCKSAKLPLFWQFIGFGDPHSKQFDFLRKLDELPVPGKRIVDNAGFFHAGEDPRRVPESELYDRLVAEFPSWLSAARAAGIVRPS from the coding sequence ATGGCCGCGATCAGCCTGCGCAAGGTGGAGGAGACCGCGCCCGCGCTCGTCGGCGCCTACCGCTCGGCCGGGGTCAGCCTGCGCAAACACGGCCTGGACGAACTGCGGGCCGCCGTCTACCTCGTCCTCGACCACTCCGGCTCCATGCGCCCCTACTACCAGGACGGCAGCGTCCAGGCGCTCGCCGACCGGGTGCTGGGGCTGTCCGCGCACCTGGACGACGACGGCCGGGTGCCGGTGGTGTTCTTCTCCACCGACATCGACGCCGTCACCGACATACCCCTCGCCCGTCACGAAGGCAGCGTCGAGCGGATCGCCGCCGGGCTCGGCCACATGGGCAAGACCAGCTACCACCTGGCGATGGACGCCGTCATCGACCACTACCTGGACAGCGGCGCCACCGACCCCGCCCTGGTCGTCTTCCAGACCGACGGCGGCCCGATCAACAAGCTCGCCGCGGAACGCTACCTCTGCAAGTCCGCCAAGCTCCCCCTGTTCTGGCAGTTCATCGGCTTCGGCGACCCGCACAGCAAGCAGTTCGACTTCCTGCGGAAACTGGACGAACTCCCGGTCCCCGGCAAGCGGATCGTGGACAACGCCGGCTTCTTCCACGCGGGCGAGGACCCCCGGCGCGTCCCCGAGAGCGAGCTGTACGACCGTCTCGTCGCCGAGTTCCCCTCCTGGCTGTCGGCCGCGCGCGCCGCGGGCATCGTCCGCCCCTCCTGA
- a CDS encoding acyl-CoA dehydrogenase family protein, translating into MRFLPDAEQRAFTDALGALLAAAGTPAVVREWSRGEHARGRALWARLGAAGVFGLAVPEEYGGAGRRPVDLALAFVELGRHAVPGPLVETVAAALLLDAPPYAGRFLPGLAAGEEPATVAPPGGLALDGDAAALRLALTPGGLYLAAPGPVRASLDPARRLTPLVPDGTPLLTAPPYERALRWARLAVAAQALGVGLALLDRTVRYVGQRTQFGVPVGSFQAVKHRLADAKTALEFARPLVLGAAVSMRPADVAAAKLRACEAAYTTARTALHLHGAIGYTAEYDLSLWLTKARALRAAWGTPEECRELVLADALGEVTP; encoded by the coding sequence ATGCGCTTCCTGCCCGATGCCGAACAGCGCGCCTTCACCGACGCGTTGGGCGCCCTGCTGGCGGCGGCGGGCACCCCGGCGGTGGTCCGGGAGTGGAGCCGTGGCGAGCACGCGCGCGGACGGGCGTTGTGGGCGCGGCTCGGAGCGGCGGGGGTGTTCGGGCTCGCGGTGCCGGAGGAGTACGGCGGGGCGGGGCGGCGGCCGGTGGACCTGGCTCTCGCCTTCGTGGAGTTGGGGCGGCACGCGGTGCCCGGGCCGCTGGTGGAGACGGTCGCGGCGGCCCTGCTCCTGGACGCGCCGCCGTACGCCGGGCGCTTTCTGCCGGGGCTCGCGGCGGGCGAGGAGCCGGCCACCGTCGCGCCGCCCGGTGGCCTCGCCCTCGACGGGGACGCGGCCGCGCTCCGGCTCGCGCTCACCCCCGGCGGCCTGTACCTGGCGGCTCCGGGACCGGTGCGCGCCTCCCTGGATCCGGCCCGCCGGCTGACCCCGCTCGTCCCGGACGGCACGCCGCTGCTCACCGCTCCCCCGTACGAACGGGCTCTCCGCTGGGCCCGGCTGGCCGTCGCCGCCCAGGCCCTCGGGGTCGGTCTCGCCCTGCTCGACCGCACGGTGCGCTACGTAGGGCAGCGCACCCAGTTCGGGGTGCCCGTGGGCTCCTTCCAGGCGGTCAAGCACCGGCTGGCCGACGCGAAAACGGCCCTGGAGTTCGCCCGGCCCCTCGTGCTCGGCGCGGCGGTGTCGATGCGTCCGGCGGACGTGGCCGCGGCCAAGCTCAGGGCGTGCGAGGCGGCGTACACCACCGCGCGGACGGCGCTGCATCTGCACGGCGCGATCGGCTACACCGCGGAGTACGACCTCTCCCTGTGGCTGACCAAGGCCCGGGCGCTGCGCGCCGCGTGGGGGACGCCCGAGGAGTGCCGGGAGCTGGTCCTGGCCGATGCCCTCGGGGAGGTGACGCCCTGA
- a CDS encoding acyl-CoA dehydrogenase family protein — MDLTFSPADEELRAEARAWLAAHVPRVPLPSLETAAGFAAHRAWEAELAADRWSVVSWPRRYGGRDAGLLGWLLFEEEYWAAGAPGRVGQNGTDLLAPTLLEHGTREQCARVLPPMASGEVVWAQAWSEPEAGSDLASLTSRAVRADGGWLLSGQKTWSSRAAFADRAFGLFRSDPGAERPHQGLTYLMFDLRAPGVTVRPIGRLDGRPAFAELFLDEVFVPEEDVIGEPGQGWRIAMSAAGDERGLTLRSPGRFLAAAHRLVGLWRARGCPEHARERVADAVIGARAYRLFTYAAASRFLAGDRLGPETSMNKVFWSELDLALHETALDLLGPEAEAADGDWAQGYVFALAGPVYAGTNEIQRDIIAERLLGLPKGRR; from the coding sequence ATGGACCTGACCTTCTCCCCGGCCGACGAGGAGTTGCGCGCCGAGGCCCGCGCCTGGCTGGCGGCGCATGTGCCGAGGGTGCCGTTGCCCTCGCTGGAGACCGCGGCCGGGTTCGCCGCCCATCGCGCCTGGGAGGCCGAACTGGCCGCGGACCGCTGGTCGGTGGTGTCCTGGCCGCGGCGGTACGGCGGACGGGACGCGGGGCTGCTGGGGTGGCTGCTGTTCGAGGAGGAGTACTGGGCGGCGGGCGCGCCGGGCCGGGTCGGGCAGAACGGGACCGATCTGCTGGCGCCGACCCTGCTGGAGCACGGGACGCGGGAGCAGTGCGCGCGGGTGCTGCCGCCGATGGCCTCGGGCGAGGTGGTGTGGGCGCAGGCGTGGTCGGAGCCGGAGGCGGGTTCGGATCTGGCCTCGCTGACCTCCCGGGCGGTGCGCGCGGACGGCGGCTGGCTGCTGAGCGGTCAGAAGACCTGGTCCTCGCGGGCGGCCTTCGCCGACCGGGCCTTCGGGCTGTTCCGCAGCGATCCGGGGGCGGAGCGGCCGCATCAGGGGCTCACCTATCTGATGTTCGACCTGCGGGCTCCCGGGGTGACGGTGCGTCCGATCGGCCGGCTGGACGGCAGGCCCGCGTTCGCGGAGCTGTTCCTGGACGAGGTGTTCGTGCCGGAGGAGGACGTGATCGGCGAGCCGGGGCAGGGCTGGCGGATCGCGATGTCGGCGGCGGGCGACGAGCGGGGGCTGACGCTGCGTTCACCGGGCCGCTTCCTCGCGGCGGCGCACCGGCTGGTCGGGCTGTGGCGGGCGCGCGGCTGCCCGGAGCACGCCCGGGAGCGGGTGGCGGACGCGGTGATCGGCGCCCGCGCCTACCGGCTGTTCACCTACGCGGCCGCCTCCCGGTTCCTGGCCGGTGACCGGCTCGGCCCGGAGACCAGCATGAACAAGGTGTTCTGGTCCGAGCTGGACCTCGCGCTGCACGAGACGGCGCTCGACCTGCTGGGCCCGGAGGCCGAGGCGGCCGACGGCGACTGGGCGCAGGGCTACGTGTTCGCGCTGGCCGGGCCGGTCTACGCGGGCACCAACGAGATCCAGCGCGACATCATCGCCGAGCGGCTGCTCGGCCTGCCGAAGGGACGCCGCTGA
- a CDS encoding SDR family oxidoreductase, with translation MTGVESPAYVPGHGLLKGRTAVVTAAAGTGIGGATARRFLEEGARVLLSDAHPRRLAEREAELARRFPGAVTALPCDVTDERQVRALFETAAAEHGRLDIVVNNAGLGGTSPLADMTDDQWTRVLDVTLNGTFRCTRAALRALRTTGGGVIVNNASVVGWRAQAGQAHYAAAKAGVMALTRCAAIEAAPYGVRVNAVAPSLAHHPHLVKVTTPELLADLAGREAFGRAAEPWEVANVIVFLASGYSSYMTGETVAVSSQRA, from the coding sequence ATGACAGGCGTCGAGAGCCCGGCCTACGTCCCCGGGCACGGACTGCTCAAGGGCCGCACCGCCGTCGTCACCGCGGCGGCCGGCACCGGCATCGGCGGGGCCACCGCGCGCCGCTTCCTGGAGGAGGGCGCCCGCGTCCTGCTCAGCGACGCACACCCCCGCCGCCTCGCGGAGCGCGAGGCCGAACTGGCCCGGCGGTTCCCGGGCGCGGTGACCGCCCTGCCCTGCGACGTCACCGACGAGCGGCAGGTCCGGGCCCTGTTCGAGACGGCCGCCGCCGAGCACGGCCGACTGGACATCGTCGTCAACAACGCCGGACTCGGCGGCACTTCGCCCCTCGCCGACATGACCGACGACCAGTGGACCCGCGTCCTCGACGTCACCCTGAACGGCACCTTCCGCTGCACCCGCGCCGCCCTGCGCGCCCTGCGGACCACCGGCGGCGGAGTGATCGTCAACAACGCCTCCGTCGTCGGCTGGCGCGCCCAGGCCGGACAGGCCCACTACGCCGCCGCCAAGGCCGGGGTGATGGCCCTGACCCGCTGCGCCGCCATCGAGGCCGCCCCCTACGGGGTGCGGGTCAACGCCGTCGCGCCCAGCCTCGCCCACCACCCCCACCTCGTGAAGGTCACCACCCCCGAACTCCTGGCGGATCTGGCCGGACGCGAAGCCTTCGGCCGGGCCGCCGAACCCTGGGAGGTGGCCAACGTGATCGTGTTCCTCGCCTCCGGTTACTCCTCGTACATGACCGGCGAGACCGTCGCCGTCAGCAGCCAGCGCGCCTAG
- a CDS encoding TetR/AcrR family transcriptional regulator produces MPTKKKPQVTAAAVRRGELLNTAAEVFAEHGYNATTVRRIADHAGMLAGSLYYHFDSKESMLEEILRTFLDELWGGYDTVLAAGLGPRETLEALVTESFREIDRHRAAVAIYQKESRHLAAQDRFAFLAESQRRFERAWLSTLERGVAEHVFRRDLDVRLTYRFVRDTVWVAASWYRPGGQHSPEEIARQYLSMVLDGIAVRAQHEAHGEHSEKNDKSEHSG; encoded by the coding sequence GTGCCGACCAAGAAGAAGCCCCAGGTGACCGCCGCCGCGGTCCGGCGCGGCGAACTCCTCAACACCGCCGCCGAAGTGTTCGCCGAACACGGCTACAACGCCACCACCGTCCGCCGCATCGCCGACCACGCCGGGATGCTCGCGGGCAGTCTCTACTACCACTTCGACTCCAAGGAGTCGATGCTCGAAGAGATCCTGCGCACCTTCCTCGACGAGCTGTGGGGCGGCTACGACACCGTCCTCGCCGCCGGACTCGGGCCCCGCGAGACGCTGGAGGCCCTCGTCACCGAGTCCTTCCGGGAGATCGACCGGCACCGCGCCGCCGTCGCCATCTACCAGAAGGAGAGCCGGCACCTCGCCGCCCAGGACCGGTTCGCCTTCCTCGCCGAGTCTCAGCGCCGGTTCGAACGGGCCTGGCTCTCCACCCTGGAACGCGGCGTCGCCGAACACGTCTTCCGCCGCGACCTGGACGTCCGGCTCACCTACCGGTTCGTCCGCGACACCGTGTGGGTCGCCGCCTCCTGGTACCGGCCCGGCGGACAGCACAGCCCCGAGGAGATCGCCCGCCAGTACCTGTCGATGGTGCTGGACGGCATCGCCGTACGCGCACAGCACGAAGCGCACGGCGAGCACAGCGAGAAGAACGACAAGAGCGAGCACAGCGGATAA
- a CDS encoding acetyl-CoA C-acetyltransferase, with protein sequence MAEAYIVEAVRTPVGRRGGGLSGVHPADLGAHVLRALVERAGVDPAAVEDVVFGCLDAVGPQSGDIARTSWLAAGLPEEVPGVTVDRQCGSSQQAVHFAAQAVLSGTQDLVVAGGVQNMSQVPIAFASRQAAVPLGLTEGPFLGSTGWRARYGNRPVNQFAGAEAIAAQWRIGRAEQEEFALRSHRRAVWALDTGRFARETVPYGPVAVDEGPRRDTSLEKMAALKPVLDGGTISAACSSQTSDGAAALLLASERAVRDHGLRPRARVHHLSARGEDPIRMLSAPIPATAHALKKTGLTIDALDVVEINEAFAPVVLAWLKETGADPEKVNVNGGAIALGHPLGATGARLMTTLLHELERTGGRYGLQTMCEGGGQANVTIIERL encoded by the coding sequence ATGGCCGAGGCCTACATCGTCGAAGCGGTCCGCACGCCCGTCGGGCGACGCGGGGGAGGACTCAGCGGCGTCCACCCGGCCGACCTGGGCGCCCATGTCCTTCGAGCCCTCGTGGAGCGGGCCGGTGTCGACCCGGCCGCCGTCGAGGACGTCGTGTTCGGCTGTCTGGACGCGGTGGGCCCCCAGTCCGGGGACATCGCCCGTACGAGCTGGCTGGCCGCCGGGCTGCCCGAGGAGGTGCCGGGCGTGACCGTGGACCGGCAGTGCGGCTCCTCGCAGCAGGCCGTGCACTTCGCCGCGCAGGCCGTGCTCTCCGGCACCCAGGACCTGGTGGTCGCGGGCGGTGTGCAGAACATGTCCCAGGTCCCCATCGCCTTCGCCTCCCGTCAGGCCGCCGTCCCGCTCGGCCTGACCGAGGGCCCCTTCCTCGGCAGCACCGGCTGGCGCGCCCGCTACGGCAACCGGCCCGTCAACCAGTTCGCCGGCGCCGAGGCGATCGCCGCCCAGTGGCGCATCGGCCGCGCCGAGCAGGAGGAGTTCGCCCTGCGCTCGCACCGCCGGGCGGTGTGGGCCCTCGACACCGGCCGCTTCGCGCGCGAGACCGTCCCCTACGGCCCGGTCGCCGTGGACGAGGGCCCCCGCCGCGACACCTCCCTGGAGAAGATGGCCGCCCTGAAGCCGGTCCTCGACGGCGGCACCATCAGCGCCGCCTGCTCCTCCCAGACCTCCGACGGCGCCGCCGCCCTGCTGCTCGCCTCCGAACGCGCGGTCCGCGACCACGGACTGCGTCCCCGCGCCCGCGTCCACCACCTCTCCGCGCGCGGCGAGGACCCCATCCGCATGCTCTCCGCTCCCATCCCGGCCACCGCGCACGCCCTGAAGAAGACCGGCCTGACCATCGACGCCCTCGATGTCGTGGAGATCAACGAGGCGTTCGCCCCGGTCGTCCTCGCCTGGCTGAAGGAGACCGGCGCCGACCCCGAGAAGGTCAACGTCAACGGCGGCGCGATCGCCCTCGGCCACCCCCTCGGCGCGACCGGCGCCCGCCTGATGACCACCCTGCTCCACGAACTGGAGCGCACCGGCGGCCGCTACGGCCTCCAGACCATGTGCGAGGGCGGCGGCCAGGCCAACGTGACGATCATCGAACGCCTCTGA
- a CDS encoding nitronate monooxygenase family protein translates to METTLTRLTGVRHPVVQTGMGWVAGPRLVSAAANAGALGILGSATMTPAQLRSAIREVRSRTGAPFGVNLRADAQDAVERVEILLEEGVRVASFALAPSRELIARLKGAGVVVVPSVGARRHAEKVAEWGADAVIVQGGEGGGHTGEVATSVLLPQVVDAVRIPVVAAGGFFDGRGLVAALAYGAAGVAMGTRFLLTSDSTVPDPVKARYLAATVRDVTVTRAVDGLPHRMLRTDLVAALERSGRIRTLGHAVRRAADYRRLSGLTWRQLVRDGLALRHGKELSWSRLLLAANTPMLLKSAMVDGRTDLGVMAAGQVAGVIEDLPSCAELVERIVKEAEEVMKGLTETAGRAGG, encoded by the coding sequence ATGGAGACCACGCTCACCCGGCTGACCGGCGTCCGTCATCCGGTGGTGCAGACCGGGATGGGCTGGGTGGCCGGGCCCCGGCTGGTGTCGGCGGCGGCGAACGCGGGCGCGCTGGGCATCCTGGGCTCGGCCACGATGACACCCGCTCAGCTGCGTTCGGCGATAAGGGAGGTGCGGTCGCGCACGGGGGCGCCGTTCGGGGTGAATCTGCGCGCGGACGCCCAGGACGCGGTCGAGCGGGTGGAGATCCTGCTGGAGGAGGGCGTCCGGGTGGCCTCCTTCGCGCTGGCACCCTCCCGCGAGCTGATCGCCCGGCTCAAGGGGGCGGGGGTGGTGGTCGTCCCGTCCGTCGGGGCGCGGCGGCACGCGGAGAAGGTGGCGGAGTGGGGCGCGGACGCGGTGATCGTGCAGGGAGGCGAGGGCGGCGGGCACACCGGCGAGGTGGCCACGAGCGTGCTGCTGCCGCAGGTGGTGGACGCGGTGCGGATACCGGTGGTGGCGGCGGGCGGGTTCTTCGACGGGCGGGGCCTGGTGGCGGCGCTGGCGTACGGGGCGGCGGGGGTGGCGATGGGCACCCGGTTCCTGCTGACCTCGGACTCCACGGTGCCGGATCCGGTGAAGGCCAGGTATCTGGCGGCCACGGTCCGGGACGTCACCGTGACCCGGGCGGTGGACGGGCTGCCGCACCGCATGCTGCGCACGGACCTGGTGGCGGCGCTGGAGCGTTCGGGCCGCATACGGACCCTCGGGCACGCGGTGCGGCGGGCGGCAGACTACCGGCGGCTGTCGGGGCTGACCTGGCGGCAGCTGGTCCGCGACGGTCTCGCTCTGCGTCACGGCAAGGAGCTGTCCTGGAGCCGGCTGCTGCTCGCGGCGAACACGCCGATGCTGCTCAAGTCGGCGATGGTGGACGGCCGTACGGACCTGGGGGTGATGGCGGCCGGGCAGGTCGCCGGGGTGATCGAGGACCTGCCCTCGTGCGCGGAACTGGTGGAGCGGATCGTGAAGGAGGCGGAGGAGGTGATGAAGGGGCTGACGGAAACGGCGGGGCGCGCCGGAGGCTGA
- a CDS encoding CoA-transferase subunit beta: MRATRAEYCVIACAEAWRGAGEILASPMGLIPSLGARLARLTFAPDLLLTDGEALLVRPDGTPEGRLTFREHLTLVAGGRRHVMMGASQIDRYGNQNISCVGDWARPRRQLLGVRGASLNTLNNPTSYWIPRHSRRVFVERVDMVCGVGYDRAAALGRTARFHHLGRVVSDLGVLDFRAPDHSMRLASLHPGVSVAEVREATGFELVAPDEVPVTREPEPGELRLIREVLDPEGARERAVPEGVRD; the protein is encoded by the coding sequence ATGAGGGCGACCCGGGCGGAGTACTGCGTGATCGCCTGCGCCGAGGCGTGGCGCGGGGCCGGGGAGATACTGGCGAGCCCGATGGGGCTGATCCCCTCGCTGGGCGCGCGGCTGGCCCGGCTCACCTTCGCTCCGGACCTGCTGCTGACCGACGGGGAGGCCCTGCTGGTCCGCCCGGACGGCACCCCGGAGGGCCGGCTGACGTTCCGGGAGCATCTGACGCTGGTGGCGGGGGGCCGCCGGCACGTGATGATGGGCGCGAGCCAGATCGACCGGTACGGCAACCAGAACATCTCCTGCGTCGGCGACTGGGCCCGCCCCCGCCGCCAGCTGCTCGGGGTGCGCGGGGCCTCGCTCAACACGCTGAACAATCCGACGAGTTACTGGATCCCCCGGCACTCGCGGCGGGTGTTCGTGGAGCGGGTGGACATGGTGTGCGGGGTGGGGTACGACCGGGCGGCCGCGCTCGGCCGGACGGCCCGGTTCCACCACCTCGGGCGGGTCGTCTCCGATCTCGGGGTCCTCGACTTCCGGGCGCCGGACCACTCGATGCGGCTGGCCTCGCTGCATCCGGGGGTGAGCGTGGCGGAGGTGCGGGAGGCGACGGGCTTTGAACTCGTGGCGCCGGACGAGGTGCCCGTCACCCGGGAGCCCGAGCCCGGGGAACTGCGGCTGATCCGCGAGGTGCTGGACCCGGAGGGGGCCCGGGAGCGCGCGGTGCCCGAGGGGGTGCGGGACTGA
- a CDS encoding CoA transferase subunit A — translation MGDKTMTAEEVVGRLESGMTLGIGGWGARRKPMALVRALLRSGLRDLTVVSCGGPDVGMLAAAGRVRRLVTAFVTLDSIPLEPHYRAVRERGGLELTEVDEGMLLRGLEAAAQRLPFLPVRAGVGSDVMRVNPGLRTVTSPYEDGETLVAMPALRLDAALVHVHRADRLGTGQCLGPDPYFDDLFCAAADTAYVSCERIVDTAELTEGAPPESLLLRRLTVTGVVEAPDGAHFTSCAPDYGRDEEFQRLYAKTPWPEFAGRFLGAGEGGYRAAVAEWRKEAGR, via the coding sequence ATGGGCGACAAGACGATGACCGCCGAGGAGGTCGTCGGGCGGCTGGAGAGCGGGATGACCCTGGGCATCGGCGGCTGGGGCGCGCGCCGCAAGCCGATGGCCCTGGTGCGCGCACTGCTGCGGTCGGGGTTACGCGATCTCACGGTCGTCTCCTGCGGCGGCCCGGACGTCGGGATGCTGGCCGCGGCCGGGCGGGTGCGGCGACTGGTCACGGCCTTCGTCACCCTCGACTCGATCCCGCTCGAACCGCACTACCGGGCGGTCCGCGAGCGCGGCGGGCTCGAACTGACGGAGGTGGACGAGGGGATGCTGCTGCGCGGCCTGGAGGCGGCGGCGCAGCGGCTGCCCTTCCTGCCGGTGCGGGCGGGCGTCGGCTCGGACGTCATGCGCGTCAATCCCGGCCTGCGGACGGTCACTTCGCCGTACGAGGACGGGGAGACGCTGGTGGCGATGCCCGCGCTGCGGCTGGACGCGGCCCTGGTGCATGTGCACCGCGCCGACCGGCTGGGCACCGGTCAGTGTCTGGGTCCGGACCCGTATTTCGACGATCTGTTCTGCGCGGCGGCGGATACGGCCTACGTCTCCTGCGAGCGGATCGTGGACACCGCCGAGCTGACCGAGGGGGCACCGCCGGAGTCGCTGCTGCTGCGCCGGCTCACCGTGACGGGCGTGGTGGAGGCGCCGGACGGTGCGCATTTCACCTCCTGCGCGCCGGACTACGGACGGGACGAGGAGTTCCAGCGGCTGTACGCGAAGACGCCATGGCCGGAGTTCGCCGGGCGGTTCCTCGGCGCCGGCGAGGGCGGGTACCGGGCGGCGGTGGCCGAGTGGCGCAAGGAGGCGGGGCGATGA
- a CDS encoding enoyl-CoA hydratase family protein, whose protein sequence is MGVSRSSPENGISVVTVDFPPVNALPVTGWSALAETVRAAGRDPEVRCVVLAAEGRGFNAGVDIKEIQTHGQRALIGANQGCADAFAAVYECGTPVIAAVQGFCLGGGIGLVGNADAIVASEDAVFGLPELDRGALGAATHLARLVPQHLMRALYYTGRTASAAELHRHGSVWRVVPGAELRAAALELAREIAAKDGRLLRMAKAAINGIDPADVRRSYRFEQGFTFEAALSGLADRVRDTFGEDTGGDRKEGV, encoded by the coding sequence ATGGGTGTCTCCCGTTCGTCCCCGGAAAATGGGATTTCCGTGGTCACCGTCGACTTCCCGCCGGTCAACGCGCTCCCGGTGACCGGCTGGTCCGCGCTGGCCGAGACCGTGCGCGCCGCGGGCCGCGACCCCGAGGTCCGCTGCGTGGTGCTGGCCGCCGAGGGCCGGGGGTTCAACGCGGGCGTGGACATCAAGGAGATACAGACGCACGGACAGCGGGCGCTGATCGGCGCGAACCAGGGCTGCGCCGACGCCTTCGCCGCGGTGTACGAGTGCGGGACACCCGTCATCGCGGCGGTGCAGGGGTTCTGCCTGGGCGGCGGGATAGGCCTGGTGGGCAACGCGGACGCGATCGTGGCGAGCGAGGACGCCGTCTTCGGGCTGCCCGAGCTGGACCGGGGCGCGCTGGGCGCCGCGACCCATCTGGCCCGGCTGGTCCCGCAGCATCTGATGCGCGCCCTGTACTACACGGGGCGGACGGCGAGCGCGGCGGAGCTGCACCGGCACGGCTCGGTGTGGCGCGTGGTGCCGGGCGCGGAGCTGCGGGCGGCGGCGCTGGAGCTGGCCCGGGAGATCGCCGCCAAGGACGGCCGGCTGCTGCGCATGGCCAAGGCCGCGATCAACGGCATCGATCCGGCCGATGTGCGCCGTAGCTACCGCTTCGAGCAGGGCTTCACCTTCGAGGCGGCCCTCAGCGGGCTGGCCGACCGGGTGCGCGACACGTTCGGCGAGGACACGGGCGGGGACAGGAAGGAGGGGGTGTAG
- a CDS encoding SDR family oxidoreductase, with translation MDNSWHAPAGSFRGRTVLVTGGTRGVGAGIARAFADAGAHVLTCARRPPEQPLDGVEFTPLDLRDPPAVRAFFGALTRLDVLVNNAGGTPYRRLLDADAEHHAKVLELNLTAPLTASLAAHEHLRRSRGSVVMIGSVSGGRPSPGSAAYGAAKAGLANLAASMAVEWAPHVRVNTLVVGMVRTERSAAHYGGPEGIAAVARTVPLGRLAAPADVGAAAVFLASDAAAYISGASLQVHGGGEWPVFLGAVGRGPAGSPTSSEES, from the coding sequence GTGGACAACTCCTGGCACGCCCCGGCCGGCTCCTTCCGCGGCCGCACCGTCCTCGTCACCGGCGGCACCCGCGGGGTCGGCGCCGGCATCGCACGGGCCTTCGCGGACGCGGGCGCCCACGTCCTGACCTGTGCCCGCAGGCCCCCCGAACAGCCGCTGGACGGCGTCGAGTTCACCCCGCTCGACCTGCGGGACCCGCCCGCCGTCCGGGCCTTCTTCGGCGCGCTGACCCGGCTCGACGTACTCGTCAACAACGCGGGCGGGACGCCGTACCGGCGGCTGCTCGACGCGGACGCCGAACACCACGCCAAGGTCCTGGAGCTGAACCTGACCGCCCCGCTGACCGCGTCCCTCGCCGCCCACGAGCACCTGCGGCGCAGCCGGGGCTCCGTCGTCATGATCGGCAGCGTCAGCGGCGGCCGCCCCTCGCCCGGCTCCGCCGCCTACGGCGCGGCCAAGGCGGGGCTCGCCAATCTCGCCGCGTCCATGGCGGTGGAGTGGGCGCCGCATGTACGGGTCAACACGCTCGTGGTGGGCATGGTGCGCACCGAGCGGTCCGCCGCGCACTACGGCGGCCCCGAGGGCATCGCCGCCGTCGCCCGCACCGTCCCGCTCGGCCGGCTGGCCGCTCCCGCCGACGTCGGCGCCGCCGCCGTCTTCCTCGCCTCCGACGCCGCGGCGTACATCAGCGGGGCGAGCCTCCAGGTGCACGGGGGTGGGGAGTGGCCGGTATTTCTGGGTGCGGTGGGGCGAGGGCCCGCGGGAAGTCCGACGTCCTCGGAGGAGAGCTGA
- a CDS encoding SDR family oxidoreductase, producing the protein MSGICARRVVVVTGAGRGLGRAHALAFAAEGARVVVNDLGVRLDGEPAGGNPAEAVAAEIRAAGGTAVAHGGDVATSEGAASLVRTAVETYGRLDTLVNNAGFLRDRMLVNLDEDDWDAVLRVHLKGHFLPLKHAAAYWRAEAKGGRGPVARVVNTGSGAGLLGSLGQGNYSAAKAGIVALTLVAAAELSRYGVRVNAIAPAARTRMTERTFAETMSAPATGFDAMAPENVSPLVVWLGSVASAGVNGRVFEIEGGRLSVMEGWRRGPTADKGARWGVEEVGEEALRLLGEAERPGAVYGTGTG; encoded by the coding sequence GTGAGCGGAATCTGCGCGCGGCGGGTGGTCGTCGTCACCGGCGCGGGGCGGGGGCTGGGGCGGGCGCACGCCCTCGCCTTCGCGGCGGAGGGCGCGCGGGTCGTCGTCAACGACCTCGGGGTACGGCTGGACGGCGAGCCCGCCGGTGGGAACCCGGCGGAGGCCGTCGCCGCCGAGATCCGCGCGGCGGGCGGCACGGCGGTGGCGCACGGCGGGGACGTCGCGACGAGCGAGGGCGCGGCCTCGCTGGTGCGGACCGCGGTGGAGACGTACGGGCGGCTGGACACGCTCGTCAACAACGCGGGGTTCCTGCGCGACCGGATGCTCGTCAACCTCGACGAGGACGACTGGGACGCGGTGCTCCGGGTCCATCTCAAGGGGCACTTCCTGCCGCTGAAGCACGCCGCCGCGTACTGGCGGGCCGAGGCGAAGGGCGGGCGCGGGCCGGTCGCGCGGGTCGTCAACACCGGCAGCGGGGCCGGTCTGCTGGGCTCGCTCGGGCAGGGGAACTACAGCGCGGCCAAGGCCGGGATCGTGGCCCTCACCCTGGTCGCGGCGGCCGAACTGTCCCGGTACGGCGTCCGGGTCAACGCCATCGCCCCGGCGGCCCGGACCCGGATGACCGAGCGCACCTTCGCCGAGACGATGTCCGCCCCGGCGACCGGCTTCGACGCCATGGCCCCGGAAAACGTCTCGCCGCTGGTGGTGTGGCTGGGCTCGGTCGCGAGTGCGGGCGTGAACGGACGGGTGTTCGAGATCGAGGGCGGCCGGCTCAGCGTGATGGAGGGCTGGCGCCGCGGCCCCACGGCGGACAAGGGGGCCCGGTGGGGAGTGGAGGAGGTGGGCGAGGAGGCGTTACGACTGCTGGGGGAGGCGGAGCGGCCGGGCGCGGTGTACGGGACGGGGACCGGCTGA